The Schizosaccharomyces pombe strain 972h- genome assembly, chromosome: I genome contains a region encoding:
- the mrf1 gene encoding peptide chain release factor, translated as MLLTKKVLWYFRHGIEYQIRSIACKKGYSEHNVSRVLIEKARSLSSEYLQFHQVNNKDQSAMTNDTDLAKRIARLRRVHNAYSKFKSLSEQISDLKQMEAQESDAEVKMMAVTEINEISNKIPKSIEDLENTLLPQADSYALPALIEIRPGVGGTEAAIFANELVEMYFQYANFKGWNCKFISKSAVQGLEAITEAIFSIEGEGAYGHLMLEGGVHRVQRTPATETKGRVHTSTASVIVLPQVSNDESSSLYDSSEVKIEVMRSRGAGGQHVNRTESAVRLTHIPTGITVSMQDSRSQHQNKEKAFLVLNSRLAALNAAKENEAERLKRKNQVTSSDRSEKLRTYNFNQNRVTDHRIGLSMHDLSTFMQGEEKFDEFLEKIRIWNREQLLLHSEIV; from the exons ATGCTTCTAactaaaaaagttttatggTACTTTAGACATGGAATTGAATATCAAATTCGTAGCATTGCTTGCAAAAAAGGATACTCTGAGCATAACGTTTCAAGAGTACTTATTGAAAAAGCCCGATCGCTTTCTTCAGAGTATCTTCAATTCCATcaagtaaataataaa GATCAATCGGCAATGACAAACGATACAGATTTAGCAAAGCGAATCGCTAGGCTTCGACGCGTTCATAATGCATATTcgaaatttaaaagtttgtCTGAG CAAATAAGCGATTTGAAACAAATGGAGGCCCAAGAGTCAGATGCAGAGGTTAAAATGATGGCAGTGACTGAAATAAACGAAATAAGTAATAAAATACCAAAAAGCATAGAAGATCTTGAAAACACATTACTTCCACAAGCTGATTCATATGCTCTTCCTGCATTAATCGAAATTCGTCCTGGTGTAGGAGGAACAGAGGCCGCAATATTTGCAAATGAACTAGTGGAAATGTATTTTCAGtatgcaaattttaaaggatGGAATTGCAAATTTATATCAAAAAGTGCAGTCCAAGGACTTGAAGCGATAACGGAGGCCATCTTCTCTATTGAAGGTGAGGGAGCTTATGGTCATCTTATGTTGGAAGGAGGTGTTCATAGGGTTCAGAGGACTCCTGCTACCGAAACTAAAGGAAGAGTTCATACGAGTACTGCATCAGTAATCGTTTTACCTCAGGTGTCAAATGATGAATCCTCTTCTCTTTACGATTCATCTGAAGTTAAAATCGAAGTAATGAGATCTCGTGGAGCCGGTGGACAACACGTTAATAGAACAGAATCCGCCGTACGTTTAACACACATACCCACTGGTATCACTGTTAGCATGCAAGATTCTCGTTCTCAGCatcaaaacaaagaaaaggcATTTCTTGTACTGAATTCAAGATTGGCTGCCTTAAATGCcgcaaaagaaaatgaggCTGAAAGACTGAAACGTAAAAATCAAGTAACGTCTTCAGATCGTTCGGAAAAGCTACGAACTTATAACTTCAACCAAAATCGAGTAACTGATCATCGGATAGGTTTAAGCATGCACGATTTATCAACATTTATGCAAggtgaagaaaaatttgacgagtttttggaaaaaataagaatatGGAATCGTGAACAGTTGCTATTACACTCTGAAATAGTATAG
- the rga8 gene encoding putatiRho-type GTPase-activating protein Rga8, giving the protein MISSFSNGFWSKDYATGVKKLFDCLDNGVEENEQVKNLLKLYKEANEEFGEKLQEITKECLKGKKPENTEDGATSNKAFEGLRSEIANQGKQHIRIAKDLETLIIAPFSKMSIDHSQKLQTSQQVLTNQIKSYEKKYYTLKKTKSAYYNKCRNLEDYEEESKESNETTSEAITDLTTVSSPQQQSLLENDDDLIQLGFMEFRPEELKEVLAQVLQEIPLQDYRVPILGTYPNTCSGNIIVSWLQENLPVPTLVAAEAFGQDLIAQGFLRHMGVGGSFVNSTNFHYQWKDKAFQFAGLNSVDSLVENAKALPLVGEYLSDYISHRKLYSSETQSQRLKREVLDANKIYSESVVDLDKCRTLVEETIADHLQFLQKCETDRVLYYKDFFMDLSTIISNFLPSMKLLADQIVVYQEIIQPESDIRYILESAATGPFLPRVEIYEDYYNDIKDQIFGVDVEFLSHRDKKRVPIIVSTILSYLDLLYPTLASDEVRQNIWLVNSPLSSVHQLREALNHSSSVTKEVLSQYTPSVVIGVLKLYFLELPDSIVPSSAFELIRSIYMNHSNDTPYRLRLLQNLLSQLRRVNLATLSAIITHLNRLITLTPNKETFTINLANSLSLCISRPATWNLGIQHDKHPTKFMEDLLTYGPSIFEELRKLNSSKRVSDRVLYQSSATPRSTDVSPTRPDSISSVRSHTAVESPRSSFEELQPSEIPAESEFTLENVPTSLIRSSYALNTRKTRRNFSHSSASNESAAIFIDQDAKIVNEAVASRDSSLSGS; this is encoded by the exons ATGATATCGAGCTTTTCAAATGGTTTTTGGAGTAAAGACTACGCGACTGGTgtgaaaaaacttttcgATTGCCTGGATAATGGAGTTGAAGAGAATGAGCAAg TAAAAAACTTGTTGAAGTTATATAAAGAAGCGAATGAGGAATTTGGTGAAAAGCTTCAAGAAATAACGAAAGAATGTCTAAAAGGGAAAAAGCCAGAGAATACAGAAGACGGTGCTACTTCTAACAAGGCTTTTGAAGGGTTGCGCTCCGAGATTGCTAATCAAGGAAAGCAACATATTCGTATTGCCAAGGACTTAGAAACGCTAATTATTGCTCCTTTCTCTAAAATGTCTATTGATCATTCTCAGAAGTTACAAACCAGCCAACAAGTTCTTACCAATCAAATAAAGAGttatgaaaagaaatactATAcacttaaaaaaacaaaaagcgCTTACTACAACAAATGTAGAAACCTTGAAGattatgaagaagaatcaaAGGAGTCCAATGAAACTACTAGTGAGGCTATTACTGACTTAACAACAGTTTCTAGTCCACAGCAGCAATCATTGTTGgaaaatgatgatgatcTGATTCAACTTGGTTTTATGGAGTTTAGGCCTGAGGAGTTAAAAGAGGTTTTGGCTCAAGTATTACAAGAAATACCCTTACAGGATTATCGCGTCCCTATCTTAGGTACTTACCCTAATACATGTTCAGGAAATATTATTGTTTCTTGGCTTCAGGAAAATCTTCCTGTTCCAACTTTAGTTGCAGCCGAGGCATTTGGACAAGATTTGATAGCTCAAGGATTTTTGCGTCATATGGGCGTTGGAGGTAGTTTTGTGAATAGTACCAACTTCCATTATCAGTGGAAAGACAAGGCTTTCCAGTTTGCAGGACTGAATAGTGTAGATAGTCTTGTCGAAAACGCCAAGGCTTTACCATTAGTTGGTGAATATCTTTCTGATTATATAAGTCATCGAAAGCTTTACTCTTCAGAAACTCAATCTCAACGTCTTAAAAGAGAAGTTCTGGatgcaaataaaatttacaGCGAATCAGTCGTTGATCTTGATAAATGCCGCACACTTGTGGAAGAAACTATTGCTGATCATttgcaatttcttcaaaaatgtgAAACCGATCGCGTTCTTTAttataaagatttttttatggaTTTATCAACAATTATTTCGAACTTTTTGCCTTCCATGAAATTGCTGGCTGATCAGATTGTTGTTTATCAGGAAATAATTCAACCTGAGAGTGACATTAGGTATATTTTAGAGTCTGCAGCTACTGGTCCATTTTTACCTCGTGTCGAAATATATGAGGATTATTATAATGATATTAAAGATCAGATTTTTGGAGTGGACGTTGAGTTTTTGTCTCATAGAGATAAGAAACGTGTTCCCATAATCGTTAGTACGATCCTTTCTTATTTAGATCTGTTATATCCTACGCTTGCCTCTGATGAAGTTCGTCAAAATATATGGCTTGTTAATTCTCCCTTGTCTTCTGTACATCAACTTCGAGAAGCGTTGAATCATTCTTCATCCGTGACAAAGGAGGTTTTATCACAGTATACTCCCTCCGTTGTGATAGGAGTTTTGAAGCTATACTTTCTTGAACTCCCTGATTCCATCGTTCCTTCTTCTGCTTTTGAGCTTATTCGTTCAATTTACATGAATCATAGTAATGATACGCCGTACAGGTTGAGacttttacaaaatctTTTATCCCAACTTCGACGTGTTAATCTTGCTACTTTGAGTGCCATCATTACTCATCTAAATCGCTTGATTACGCTTACTCCAAATAAAGAAACTTTTACTATAAATTTAGCTAACTCCTTATCTTTATGCATTTCCCGTCCAGCAACATGGAATTTGGGTATTCAACATGATAAGCACCCAACGAAGTTCATGGAGGATCTTTTAACTTACGGACCAagtatttttgaagaactCAGAAAATTGAATTCATCCAAACGTGTTTCTGACCGTGTATTATATCAATCTTCTGCTACTCCTCGGAGTACAGATGTATCACCAACTAGACCAGACTCCATTTCTTCTGTCCGATCTCATACTGCTGTCGAATCTCCAAGATCTTCGTTTGAGGAGCTGCAACCTTCAGAAATTCCCGCTGAATCTGAATTTACTCTTGAAAATGTGCCCACCTCATTGATCAGATCGTCGTATGCCTTGAATACTAGAAAGACAAGACGTAATTTCAGCCATTCTTCTGCTTCCAATGAAAGTGCCGCAATCTTTATTGATCAGGATGCAAAGATAGTGAACGAAGCAGTCGCCTCAAGAGATTCCAGTTTAAGTGGTAGTTAA
- the erg11 gene encoding sterol 14-demethylase: protein MAFSLVSILLSIALAWYVGYIINQLTSRNSKRPPIVFHWIPFVGSAVAYGMDPYVFFRECRAKYGDVFTFVCMGRKMTAFLGVQGNDFLFNGKLADLNAEEAYSHLTTPVFGKDVVYDIPNHVFMEHKKFIKSGLGFSQFRSYVPLILNEMDAFLSTSPDFGPGKEGVADLLKTMPVMTIYTASRTLQGAEVRKGFDAGFADLYHDLDQGFSPVNFVFPWLPLPRNRRRDRAHKIMQKTYLKIIKDRRSSTENPGTDMIWTLMSCKYRDGRPLKEHEIAGMMIALLMAGQHTSAATIVWVLALLGSKPEIIEMLWEEQKRVVGENLELKFDQYKDMPLLNYVIQETLRLHPPIHSHMRKVKRDLPVPGSKIVIPANNYLLAAPGLTATEEEYFTHATDFDPKRWNDRVNEDENAEQIDYGYGLVTKGAASPYLPFGAGRHRCIGEQFAYMHLSTIISKFVHDYTWTLIGKVPNVDYSSMVALPLGPVKIAWKRRN from the coding sequence ATGGCATTCTCTTTAGTTTCGATTTTATTATCGATTGCATTGGCTTGGTATGTTGGTTATATTATTAACCAACTTACCTCTCGCAATAGCAAACGCCCCCCAATTGTCTTCCATTGGATACCCTTTGTAGGTTCTGCTGTCGCATACGGTATGGACCCTTATGTATTTTTTCGCGAGTGTCGTGCCAAATATGGTGATGTTTTCACCTTTGTTTGCATGGGTCGTAAAATGACCGCTTTCCTTGGTGTCCAAGGTAATGATTTCCTCTTTAACGGTAAATTAGCTGATTTGAATGCTGAAGAAGCTTACTCTCATTTAACTACCCCTGTATTCGGTAAAGATGTCGTTTACGATATTCCCAACCATGTTTTTATGGAGCACAAGAAGTTTATCAAATCTGGTCTTGGCTTCTCTCAATTCCGCTCTTATGTCCCCCTCATTCTTAACGAAATGGATGCTTTTCTCAGCACTTCTCCTGACTTCGGACCTGGTAAGGAAGGCGTTGCTGATTTGCTGAAGACCATGCCTGTCATGACTATTTACACTGCTTCTCGTACTTTACAAGGTGCTGAGGTTCGCAAGGGCTTTGACGCTGGTTTCGCTGACTTGTACCATGACCTTGATCAAGGATTTAGCCCTGTTAACTTTGTTTTCCCTTGGTTACCTCTCCCTAGAAACAGACGCCGTGATAGAGCCCACAAAATTATGCAAAAAACTTAtcttaaaattattaaagatCGTCGCTCTAGCACTGAAAATCCTGGTACTGATATGATTTGGACTTTGATGAGCTGCAAGTATAGAGATGGCCGTCCTTTGAAGGAACATGAAATTGCTGGTATGATGATTGCACTTTTGATGGCTGGTCAACACACCTCTGCTGCCACTATCGTTTGGGTTCTTGCTCTTTTGGGTAGCAAACCTGAAATCATTGAAATGTTGTGGGAAGAGCAGAAGCGTGTTGTAGGTGAAAACTTGGAATTGAAGTTTGACCAATATAAGGACATGCCTCTTCTCAACTATGTTATTCAAGAAACTCTTAGACTCCATCCCCCTATCCACAGTCATATGCGTAAAGTCAAACGTGACTTACCCGTCCCTGGTTCAAAGATTGTTATCCCTGCCAACAACTATCTTCTTGCTGCTCCCGGTTTAACTGCTACTGAAGAGGAATACTTCACTCATGCTACTGACTTTGACCCCAAGCGCTGGAATGACCGCGTCAATGAAGACGAAAATGCTGAGCAAATTGATTATGGTTATGGTCTCGTTACAAAGGGTGCTGCTTCTCCATACCTACCCTTTGGAGCTGGTCGTCATCGTTGCATTGGTGAGCAATTTGCCTACATGCATTTGAGCACTATTATTAGCAAGTTTGTACACGATTACACCTGGACTCTTATTGGAAAAGTTCCCAACGTTGACTATTCCAGTATGGTTGCTCTTCCCTTGGGTCCTGTTAAAATTGCTTGGAAGCGTCGTAATTAA
- the mcp7 gene encoding protein Mcp7 encodes MPPKGLSLAEKRRRLEAIFHDSKDFFQLKEVEKLGSKKQIVLQTVKDVLQSLVDDNIVKTEKIGTSNYYWSFPSDAKRSRESVLGSLQAQLDDLKQKSKTLDENISFEKSKRDNEGTENDANQYTLELLHAKESELKLLKTQLSNLNHCNPETFELKNENTKKYMEAANLWTDQIHTLIAFCRDMGADTNQIREYCSIPEDLDDLQLPIL; translated from the exons atgcCTCCCAAGGGACTATCGCTTGcagagaaaagaagaagattaGAGGCCATTTTCCATGACTCT aaagatttttttcaactaaAGGAGGTGGAAAAGCTGGGCTCTAAAAAGCAAATCGTTTTGCAAACTGTAAAGGACGTTTTACAGTCTCTCGTTGACGACAATATCGTCAAAACGGAAAAGATTGGCACTAGCAATTACTACTGGTCTTTTCCCTCCGATGCTAAACGTTCAAGAGAGTCAGTTCTCGGATCTCTTCAAGCTCAACTTGATgatttgaaacaaaaatctaAAACTTTAGATGAAAACATTAGTTTCGAGAAATCCAAAAGGGATAACGAAGGAACCGAAAATGATGCCAATCAATACACTTTGGAACTGCTACATGCAAAAGAATCAGAACTAAAACTTCTTAAAACAcaactttcaaatttaaatcacTGTAATCCTGAAACctttgaattaaaaaatgagaataCTAAAAAGTACATGGAAGCTGCCAATTTGTGGACCGATCAAATCCATACTTTGATAGCTTTTTGTCGAGACATGGGTGCCGATACCAATCAAATTCGTGAGTATTGCAGCATTCCAGAGGATTTGGACGATCTGCAACTACCGATTTTGTGA